In bacterium, a genomic segment contains:
- the dut gene encoding dUTP diphosphatase: MEEIKVEITRIPGAEDMPLPKYMTERASGMDLSAAVKEDMVLKPGEIKLVPTGVQIGIPPGYEGQVRPRSGLALKHGISIVNSPGTIDADYRGEVGVILVNLGEKDFLIRRGDRIAQLVINKVDRADLVYVDKLTKTSRNTGGFGHTGL, from the coding sequence TTGGAAGAAATAAAAGTAGAGATAACACGTATTCCTGGGGCAGAGGATATGCCGCTTCCTAAATATATGACTGAGCGTGCAAGCGGCATGGATCTCTCAGCCGCTGTTAAGGAAGATATGGTTTTAAAACCGGGAGAAATTAAATTAGTTCCTACAGGTGTTCAAATAGGCATTCCACCCGGATATGAGGGACAGGTCAGGCCAAGAAGCGGTCTTGCTCTTAAACATGGGATAAGTATTGTTAACAGCCCTGGTACGATTGATGCAGACTACAGGGGCGAAGTAGGTGTTATACTGGTGAATCTTGGGGAAAAGGATTTTTTAATTCGCAGGGGAGATCGGATAGCACAGCTCGTAATTAATAAGGTCGATAGAGCTGATTTAGTGTATGTTGATAAATTAACCAAAACCTCTAGGAATACTGGAGGTTTTGGACATACAGGATTATAA